In one Bradyrhizobium cosmicum genomic region, the following are encoded:
- a CDS encoding Flp family type IVb pilin — translation MVQKFWSDESGATAIEYGLIAAGIALAIITVVNSLGTSMNEKFGSISTKLGN, via the coding sequence ATGGTTCAGAAGTTCTGGTCGGACGAGTCCGGTGCAACCGCGATCGAGTACGGCCTGATCGCAGCCGGCATCGCGCTGGCGATCATCACCGTGGTGAACAGCCTGGGCACCAGCATGAACGAGAAGTTCGGTTCGATCAGCACCAAGTTGGGCAACTGA
- a CDS encoding phytoene desaturase family protein encodes MSETDVVIIGAGHNGLTCAAYLAMAGLRVRVVERRQVVGGAAVTEEFHPGFRNSVAAYTVSLLNPQVIRDLGLAKQGLRIVERRAQNFLPAPDGSYLLTGEGRTKASIARLSPHDAVALDGFSRELEDIADVLRQFVLRAPPNLLAGIGTAAIREAVNALQSANILRGLTLEQSRSLLDLFTRSAGEMLDERFEHDLVKALFGFDAIVGNYASPYAAGSAYVMLHHAFGEVNGKKGVWGHAIGGMGAITQAMARAAGERGVVIDTGAGVREVIVERDRAVGVVLENGETIRAKYVAANVNPKLLYTRLIAADALPADFLARIRNWKNGSGTFRMNVALDRLPSFTALAGDGDHLSSGIILAPDLGYMDRAWLDARAQGWSREPVVEMLIPSTLDDTLAPEGKHVASLFCQHVAPELPDGRSWDDHRDEVADLMIATVDKYAPGFAGSVLGRQVLSPLDLERQFGLLGGDIFHGALSLNQLFSARPMLGHADYRGPLKGLYHCGSGAHPGGGVTGAPGHNAAQAILKDHRGLFGSRG; translated from the coding sequence ATGAGCGAAACCGACGTCGTCATCATCGGTGCCGGCCACAACGGCCTCACCTGCGCGGCCTATCTCGCCATGGCGGGCCTGCGCGTGCGCGTGGTCGAGCGCCGCCAGGTGGTCGGCGGGGCGGCCGTGACGGAGGAGTTTCATCCGGGCTTCCGCAACTCGGTGGCGGCCTACACCGTGAGCCTTCTCAATCCGCAGGTGATCCGCGACCTCGGGCTGGCCAAGCAGGGCCTGCGAATCGTCGAGCGGCGCGCGCAGAATTTCCTGCCCGCCCCCGACGGCAGCTATCTCCTCACCGGCGAGGGGCGGACGAAGGCCTCCATCGCGCGGCTGAGCCCCCATGACGCCGTCGCGCTCGACGGGTTCTCGCGCGAGTTGGAAGACATCGCCGACGTGCTCAGGCAATTCGTGCTGCGCGCGCCGCCCAACCTGCTGGCGGGCATCGGCACGGCTGCGATCCGCGAGGCCGTGAACGCGCTCCAGAGTGCCAACATCCTGCGCGGGCTCACGCTGGAGCAGAGCCGCAGCCTGCTCGATCTCTTCACCCGCTCGGCCGGCGAGATGCTGGACGAGCGTTTCGAGCACGATCTGGTCAAGGCGCTGTTCGGCTTCGATGCGATCGTCGGCAACTACGCCAGCCCCTACGCCGCCGGCTCGGCCTATGTGATGCTGCATCACGCCTTCGGCGAGGTGAACGGCAAGAAGGGCGTCTGGGGTCATGCCATCGGCGGCATGGGTGCGATCACACAGGCGATGGCGCGCGCTGCAGGCGAGCGGGGCGTCGTGATCGACACCGGTGCCGGCGTGCGCGAGGTGATCGTCGAGCGCGACCGCGCCGTGGGCGTCGTCCTGGAGAACGGCGAGACGATCCGCGCGAAATATGTCGCGGCCAACGTCAATCCCAAGCTGCTTTATACGCGGCTGATCGCGGCCGACGCGCTGCCCGCCGACTTCTTAGCCCGCATCCGCAATTGGAAGAACGGCTCCGGCACCTTCCGCATGAACGTGGCGCTGGACCGCCTGCCCTCCTTCACGGCGCTGGCGGGCGACGGCGATCATCTCTCCTCCGGCATCATCCTGGCCCCTGATCTCGGCTACATGGACCGCGCCTGGCTCGATGCGCGCGCACAGGGCTGGAGCCGCGAGCCGGTCGTCGAGATGCTGATCCCCTCGACGCTCGATGACACGCTGGCGCCCGAAGGCAAGCATGTCGCGAGCCTGTTCTGCCAGCACGTCGCGCCGGAGTTGCCGGACGGCAGGTCCTGGGACGACCATCGCGACGAGGTCGCCGATCTCATGATCGCGACGGTGGACAAATACGCGCCGGGCTTTGCCGGCAGTGTGCTTGGCCGCCAGGTTCTCTCGCCGCTCGATCTCGAACGGCAGTTCGGACTGTTGGGCGGCGACATCTTCCACGGCGCGCTGTCGCTGAACCAGTTGTTCTCGGCGCGGCCGATGCTGGGCCATGCCGATTATCGCGGGCCGCTGAAGGGCCTGTACCATTGCGGCTCCGGTGCCCATCCCGGCGGCGGCGTCACCGGCGCCCCCGGCCACAACGCCGCGCAGGCGATCTTGAAGGATCACCGCGGCCTGTTCGGAAGCCGTGGATAA
- a CDS encoding spermidine synthase, protein MDSIVQPAATEQPSSSRNRLLLTVYTAAIFVSALLLFSVQPLFTKMVLPRLGGSPAVWSVAMVFFQSLLLAGYAYAHLLMQTRNRVIPVVVHLLLLVLAFVTLPLGIASAYGEPPASGYAFWLLGLFVVSIGLPFFALAANNPLLQAWFVRTGHPAGHDPYFLYASSNIGSFLALLSYPFLLEPIFTLHTQNRLWTGGYGVLILLIAACGALLLRSPKLAIVDAQTADVDAPAPSLLTRLRWIFLAAAPSGLLIAVTAHISTDVAAAPLLWVLPLSLYLLTWVVVFQSRPLLPHKWMLMLQPVAIAGVVVLLAFGGEQNLLLTLGGHQLCFFVIAMACHGELARTRPAARYLTGFYVALSFGGMVGGLFAGLVAPFTFSWIAEYPILVALAALCRPPANERLAGIVKWYWLALAALAVALVVPSTMTGGLSTWFEDHRVWVAGAVGVLAALLALALNAGRWKIFATVALALALIRVYPADEGRVTTVRSFFGVHKIVVTPGGYFHVLMHGTTIHGAERFRNNDGTPVTGRPEPITYYHKDGGIGQAITAIRERKGVPLKVAAIGVGSGTLACAAEPGEDWKFFEIDQSMVDAASDPKNFRYISSCMPGLKPVIGDARLTFAKEPDGVYDLIIVDAYSSDAIPIHLATEEAMKIYKDKLAPHGAVVMHVSNRHLDLETVVVGIADANDLKSWVFNEDSGRDSDYIFSTDVVISAREEEDVGKLVSSKSWELTEADDRVRVWTDDYSNILGALYRRLRDGE, encoded by the coding sequence ATGGATTCGATCGTGCAACCCGCCGCCACGGAGCAGCCGTCGTCGTCGCGCAACCGGCTGCTGCTGACGGTCTACACCGCTGCGATCTTCGTCAGTGCGCTGCTGCTGTTCTCGGTGCAGCCGCTGTTCACGAAGATGGTGCTGCCGCGGCTCGGCGGCTCGCCGGCGGTGTGGTCGGTGGCGATGGTGTTCTTCCAGTCGCTGCTGCTGGCCGGCTATGCCTATGCGCATCTGCTGATGCAGACCAGGAATCGCGTCATCCCGGTGGTGGTGCATCTCCTGCTTCTGGTGCTGGCCTTCGTGACCCTGCCGCTCGGCATCGCCTCTGCTTACGGCGAGCCGCCGGCGTCGGGTTATGCGTTCTGGCTGCTCGGACTGTTCGTGGTCTCGATCGGACTGCCGTTCTTCGCACTCGCCGCCAACAATCCGCTGCTGCAGGCCTGGTTCGTCCGCACCGGCCATCCCGCCGGGCACGATCCCTATTTCCTCTATGCCTCCTCCAACATCGGCAGCTTCCTCGCGCTGTTGTCCTATCCGTTCCTGCTGGAGCCGATCTTCACGCTGCACACGCAGAACCGGCTCTGGACCGGCGGCTATGGCGTCCTGATCCTCCTGATCGCCGCCTGCGGCGCGCTTCTGCTGCGCTCGCCGAAGCTCGCGATCGTCGATGCGCAAACCGCGGACGTCGATGCGCCCGCTCCAAGCCTGTTGACGCGGCTGCGCTGGATTTTCCTGGCCGCGGCGCCGTCCGGCCTGCTCATCGCCGTGACCGCACACATCTCGACCGACGTCGCGGCCGCGCCGCTGCTGTGGGTGCTGCCGCTGTCGCTGTATCTGTTGACCTGGGTGGTGGTGTTCCAGTCGCGGCCGCTCTTGCCGCACAAATGGATGCTGATGCTGCAGCCGGTCGCGATCGCGGGCGTCGTTGTCCTGCTGGCGTTCGGCGGCGAGCAGAACCTGCTGCTCACGCTCGGCGGTCACCAGCTCTGCTTCTTCGTCATCGCCATGGCCTGCCATGGCGAGCTGGCGCGGACCCGGCCGGCGGCCAGATATCTCACAGGATTCTATGTCGCGCTGTCGTTCGGCGGCATGGTCGGTGGGCTGTTCGCGGGCCTGGTGGCGCCGTTCACTTTCTCGTGGATCGCCGAATATCCCATCCTGGTCGCGCTCGCCGCGCTGTGCCGGCCGCCCGCGAACGAGCGGCTGGCGGGCATCGTCAAATGGTACTGGCTGGCGCTCGCAGCGCTCGCGGTGGCGCTCGTCGTGCCGTCCACCATGACGGGCGGCCTCTCGACTTGGTTCGAGGATCACCGCGTCTGGGTGGCCGGTGCCGTCGGTGTTCTCGCCGCCTTGCTGGCGCTCGCGCTCAATGCCGGTCGCTGGAAGATATTTGCCACCGTGGCGCTCGCGCTGGCGTTGATCCGCGTCTATCCCGCGGACGAGGGCCGCGTCACGACGGTGCGCAGCTTCTTCGGCGTGCACAAGATCGTGGTGACGCCCGGCGGCTATTTCCACGTGCTGATGCACGGCACCACCATTCACGGCGCCGAGCGCTTCCGCAACAATGACGGCACGCCTGTTACCGGCCGGCCCGAGCCGATCACCTATTATCACAAGGACGGCGGTATCGGGCAGGCCATCACGGCCATCCGCGAGCGCAAGGGCGTACCGCTGAAGGTGGCTGCGATCGGCGTCGGATCGGGTACGCTCGCCTGCGCGGCCGAACCGGGTGAGGACTGGAAATTCTTCGAGATCGACCAGTCCATGGTCGACGCGGCCAGTGACCCGAAGAACTTCCGCTACATATCGAGTTGCATGCCGGGCCTGAAGCCGGTGATTGGCGATGCCCGCCTCACCTTCGCGAAGGAGCCCGACGGTGTCTATGACCTGATCATCGTCGATGCCTATTCGTCGGATGCGATCCCGATCCATCTCGCCACCGAAGAGGCGATGAAGATCTACAAGGACAAGCTCGCCCCGCACGGCGCCGTGGTGATGCACGTCTCCAACCGGCACCTCGATCTCGAGACTGTCGTGGTCGGCATCGCCGATGCCAACGATCTGAAGAGCTGGGTCTTCAACGAGGATTCCGGGCGCGATTCCGATTACATCTTCTCGACCGACGTCGTCATCTCGGCGCGCGAAGAGGAAGATGTCGGCAAGCTCGTTTCATCCAAATCATGGGAGCTGACCGAAGCCGACGACAGGGTGCGGGTCTGGACCGACGATTATTCCAACATACTCGGCGCGCTGTATCGGCGTTTGAGGGATGGAGAGTAG
- a CDS encoding glycerophosphodiester phosphodiesterase — MGSDLAFDLEAHRGGRALLPENTLPAFANALTMGVDTLELDVGITADGEVIVSHERGLNPDLARDRNGGYIAAPGTPFIKLRLEDVRTYDVGQIRPDSSYAKQFPDQRAMPGTRIPTLGELFALVRKSGNTRVRFNIETKINPKHPDEALDPQAFVARLLGLIEAEGFSDRVMIQSFDWRTLRLVQQQAPKIATVYLTLQRGSAPTIALDKATSWTAGFSPADHGGSLPRTIKAAGGAIWSPYLGDVTEALITEAHTLGLRVVVWTVNKRDDMARMIELGVDGIISDQPDLLRQVAGEKGIALPAGTPVEP; from the coding sequence ATGGGATCCGACCTGGCCTTTGACCTTGAGGCGCATCGCGGCGGGCGGGCGCTGCTGCCGGAAAACACCCTGCCTGCTTTTGCCAACGCGTTGACAATGGGCGTGGACACGCTGGAGCTTGACGTCGGCATCACCGCCGACGGCGAGGTGATCGTGTCGCATGAGCGTGGTCTCAACCCCGATCTCGCGCGAGATCGAAACGGCGGCTACATCGCTGCGCCAGGGACGCCATTCATCAAGCTTCGGCTTGAAGACGTCAGGACCTATGACGTCGGCCAGATCCGGCCGGACAGTTCTTACGCGAAACAATTCCCCGACCAACGCGCAATGCCGGGAACGCGCATTCCCACCCTCGGCGAGCTGTTCGCGCTGGTGCGCAAGTCCGGCAACACCCGCGTGCGCTTCAACATCGAGACCAAGATAAATCCGAAGCACCCCGACGAGGCGCTCGATCCGCAGGCTTTTGTCGCAAGACTGCTCGGGTTGATCGAGGCCGAGGGATTTTCCGATCGCGTCATGATCCAGTCGTTCGACTGGCGGACCCTGCGTCTGGTCCAGCAGCAGGCGCCCAAGATTGCGACCGTGTACCTGACGCTCCAGCGCGGCTCCGCGCCGACCATCGCGCTCGACAAGGCCACCAGCTGGACGGCAGGCTTCAGTCCGGCCGATCACGGTGGCTCGCTGCCGCGGACGATCAAGGCTGCGGGCGGCGCGATCTGGTCGCCCTATCTTGGCGATGTCACGGAGGCGCTGATCACCGAGGCCCACACGCTCGGACTGCGCGTCGTGGTGTGGACGGTCAACAAGCGCGACGACATGGCGCGCATGATCGAGCTCGGCGTCGACGGCATCATCTCGGACCAGCCGGACCTGCTGCGGCAGGTCGCGGGCGAGAAGGGCATTGCGTTGCCGGCGGGGACGCCGGTGGAGCCGTAA
- a CDS encoding CHAT domain-containing protein, with amino-acid sequence MINLADADRREGKWPDALARLRLAAAALNAEKNTQFVRFPEIDPWLIDAIWRVSDGKPDNAAKDEAFGAAQRAHETSAGAALSQMAARFGAGNDAIAGLVRRQQDLKTSLETLDKRVTSELGQADGKRNDALIASLRAQTAQTRKLLEDVSAQLDRSFPAYAELSNPQPLSIAQTQGLLKPDETLVAFIVRGDKTYALAVTREASALRQIALGSREIGDRVAHLRLGLANPEAVQSSFDLDASFELYNALFGPISADIAGKPKLLVVPAGALTSLPFHVLVTKKPDTASADRFRQAAWLLNERAITVLPSVPSLRALRSLARDSRAQKPFIGFGDPVLRRLPSDKRAGRNVQPYQSYYDGTSVDIERLRTGLPSLPETAGELQAVARALGASPQDDVKLGSAATVTSVSTLPLDQYRVIDFATHGLVAGEVSGLSEPALVLTLPDKPTSDDDGLLTASRIAKLKLDADWAVLSACNTAAGDKPGAEGLSGLARAFFYAGARALLVSHWPVDSDAAVRLTTGAFSELTAHPGIGRAEALRRSMKALIADRSSSRNADPAVWAPFVLVGEGG; translated from the coding sequence ATGATCAACCTGGCCGACGCCGACCGCCGCGAGGGTAAGTGGCCGGATGCCCTGGCGCGGCTACGGCTCGCTGCAGCCGCGCTGAACGCCGAGAAGAATACGCAGTTCGTCCGTTTTCCCGAGATCGATCCCTGGCTGATCGATGCGATCTGGCGCGTCTCCGACGGCAAGCCCGACAATGCCGCAAAGGACGAGGCCTTCGGCGCCGCTCAGCGCGCGCACGAGACCAGCGCGGGTGCCGCGCTGTCGCAGATGGCGGCCCGGTTCGGCGCCGGCAACGATGCGATCGCCGGACTGGTGAGGCGGCAGCAGGATCTGAAAACCAGCCTCGAAACGCTCGACAAGCGGGTCACCTCCGAACTCGGGCAGGCGGACGGCAAGCGCAACGACGCACTGATCGCCAGCCTGCGCGCGCAGACGGCGCAAACGCGTAAATTGCTCGAAGACGTCTCGGCCCAGCTCGACCGTAGCTTTCCGGCCTATGCTGAATTGTCCAATCCGCAACCGCTGTCCATCGCGCAAACGCAGGGGCTGCTGAAGCCCGACGAGACTCTGGTGGCGTTCATCGTGCGCGGTGACAAGACCTACGCCTTGGCGGTGACCCGTGAGGCAAGCGCGCTGCGTCAGATTGCGCTCGGCAGCCGCGAGATCGGCGACCGTGTTGCTCATCTCCGGCTCGGGCTCGCCAATCCCGAGGCAGTCCAATCGTCATTCGACCTCGATGCGTCCTTCGAACTCTACAATGCGCTGTTCGGCCCGATATCGGCCGACATCGCCGGCAAGCCAAAACTGCTGGTCGTCCCGGCCGGTGCGCTCACCAGCCTGCCGTTTCATGTGCTGGTGACCAAGAAGCCCGACACGGCGTCTGCCGACCGCTTTCGACAGGCGGCATGGCTGCTCAATGAGCGCGCCATCACGGTGTTGCCATCGGTGCCGAGCCTGCGCGCGCTGCGCAGCCTTGCCAGGGACTCACGCGCGCAGAAGCCGTTCATCGGATTTGGCGATCCGGTGTTGCGGCGTTTGCCGAGCGACAAGCGCGCGGGACGCAACGTGCAGCCATACCAGAGCTACTATGACGGCACTTCCGTTGATATCGAGCGCCTGCGCACGGGGCTGCCTTCGCTGCCGGAAACCGCGGGCGAGCTCCAGGCCGTGGCGCGTGCGCTCGGCGCCTCGCCGCAGGACGACGTCAAGCTCGGCTCAGCCGCGACCGTGACCAGCGTCAGCACGCTGCCGCTCGATCAATACCGTGTCATCGATTTCGCCACTCACGGCCTCGTTGCCGGCGAGGTCAGCGGCCTCAGCGAGCCCGCGCTCGTGCTGACATTGCCGGACAAGCCGACCAGCGACGATGACGGCCTGCTCACGGCAAGCCGCATCGCAAAACTCAAGCTGGATGCGGACTGGGCGGTGCTTTCGGCGTGCAACACGGCAGCCGGCGACAAGCCTGGCGCCGAGGGCCTGTCCGGCCTTGCGCGCGCGTTCTTCTACGCCGGCGCGCGGGCGCTTCTCGTCTCGCATTGGCCGGTCGATTCCGATGCGGCGGTGCGGTTGACCACGGGCGCCTTCTCCGAGCTCACAGCGCATCCCGGCATCGGCCGTGCCGAAGCGCTGCGCCGGTCGATGAAAGCCTTGATTGCCGACCGGTCGTCGTCGCGCAACGCCGATCCTGCCGTGTGGGCGCCGTTCGTGCTGGTGGGCGAGGGCGGTTGA
- a CDS encoding L,D-transpeptidase produces MRFQMRSYFIAFASLMLLSAGTAQAKVEITVDKDNQQMTVAVDGVARYRWPVSTGIPSRETPNGAFRTFRMEEDHYSKEFDDAPMPHAIFFTKVGHAIHGTDSVGRLGSPASHGCVRLSRQNASTLYALVQQQGVLNTTVTLTGSAQVALARNPRGRTNNAVARAPQPAEEQYATSGDPVNLAPPTQPARRYMPQDDNYIYPADGSDTGARYPAPRGNRPLYDAQVYQQQPQQYYNQGYGQQGSYYQPQPRQVYQPRGYYYQN; encoded by the coding sequence ATGCGTTTCCAGATGCGTTCTTATTTCATCGCTTTTGCATCATTGATGCTTTTGAGCGCCGGCACGGCGCAGGCCAAGGTCGAGATTACCGTCGACAAAGACAATCAGCAGATGACCGTCGCCGTCGACGGCGTCGCGCGCTATCGCTGGCCGGTGTCGACCGGCATCCCCTCGCGCGAAACGCCGAACGGCGCGTTCCGCACCTTCCGCATGGAAGAGGATCACTACTCCAAGGAGTTCGACGACGCGCCGATGCCGCACGCGATCTTCTTCACCAAGGTCGGGCACGCCATCCACGGCACCGACTCGGTCGGCCGGCTCGGCTCGCCCGCCTCGCACGGCTGCGTGCGGCTGTCGCGCCAGAACGCCTCGACGCTCTATGCGCTGGTGCAGCAGCAGGGCGTGCTCAACACCACGGTGACCCTGACCGGCTCGGCGCAGGTGGCGCTCGCCCGCAATCCGCGCGGCCGAACCAACAACGCGGTCGCCCGTGCGCCGCAGCCGGCCGAGGAGCAGTACGCCACGTCGGGAGATCCGGTGAATCTGGCGCCGCCGACGCAGCCCGCCCGCCGCTACATGCCGCAGGACGACAACTACATCTATCCGGCCGACGGCAGCGACACCGGCGCGCGCTATCCGGCGCCGCGCGGCAACCGCCCGCTCTATGACGCGCAGGTCTATCAGCAGCAGCCGCAGCAATATTACAACCAGGGCTACGGCCAGCAGGGCTCCTATTATCAGCCTCAGCCGCGGCAGGTTTATCAGCCGCGCGGCTATTACTACCAGAACTGA
- a CDS encoding ABC transporter permease, which translates to MNYRAVRAIYLFEMARTWRTVLQSIVSPVVSTSLYFVVFGAAIGSRISQVEGVSYGTFIVPGLIMLSVLTQSIANASFGIYFPKFTGTIYEILSAPISYVEIVLGYVGAAATKSIILGLIILATAGLFVPLHIHHPVWMLTFLVLTAVTFSLFGFVIGIWADGFEKLQMIPMLVVTPLTFLGGSFYSIDMLPPTWRTVALLNPVVYLISGFRWSFYEIADVSVAVSIGMTLTFLVICLAVIWWIFRTGYRLKN; encoded by the coding sequence ATGAACTATCGCGCAGTCCGCGCCATCTATCTGTTCGAAATGGCACGCACCTGGCGCACGGTGCTGCAAAGCATCGTCTCGCCGGTCGTCTCGACCTCGCTGTATTTCGTGGTGTTCGGCGCCGCGATCGGCTCGCGCATTAGCCAGGTCGAGGGCGTCAGCTACGGCACCTTCATCGTGCCGGGCCTGATCATGCTCTCGGTGCTGACGCAGAGCATCGCCAACGCGTCCTTCGGCATCTATTTCCCGAAGTTCACCGGCACGATCTACGAGATCCTGTCGGCGCCGATTTCCTATGTCGAGATCGTGCTGGGCTATGTCGGCGCCGCCGCGACAAAGTCGATCATTCTCGGGCTTATCATCCTCGCCACGGCCGGCTTGTTCGTGCCGCTGCACATACATCACCCGGTCTGGATGCTGACCTTCCTGGTGCTGACGGCGGTGACGTTCAGCCTGTTCGGCTTCGTCATCGGCATCTGGGCCGACGGGTTCGAAAAGCTCCAGATGATCCCGATGCTGGTGGTGACGCCGCTGACATTCCTAGGCGGCAGCTTCTATTCCATCGACATGCTGCCGCCGACCTGGCGCACGGTGGCGCTGCTCAACCCGGTCGTCTACCTGATCTCCGGCTTCCGCTGGAGCTTCTACGAGATCGCGGATGTCAGCGTCGCCGTCAGCATCGGCATGACGCTGACGTTCCTGGTGATTTGCCTCGCCGTGATCTGGTGGATTTTCCGAACAGGGTACCGTTTGAAGAATTGA
- a CDS encoding ABC transporter ATP-binding protein, whose amino-acid sequence MSSIISVANLSKTYGSGFKALKNVNLDIKPGEIFALLGPNGAGKTTLISIICGIANPSEGRVLVGGEDIRTSYRKARSLIGLVPQELHTDAFESVWATVSFSRGLFGKPKNPAHIEKVLKDLSLWDKKDNKIITLSGGMKRRVMIAKALSHEPQILFLDEPTAGVDVELRKGMWEVVRTLQQSGVTIILTTHYIEEAEEMADRIGIINKGEIVLVEDKATLMEKLGKKRLTLHLQNRITSLPDSLAHYELDLSENGAMLVYDYDTKGDRTGITSLLSDLRNAGIRFNDLDTTQSSLEDIFVDLVRTS is encoded by the coding sequence ATGTCTTCCATCATCTCCGTCGCCAATTTGTCGAAGACCTATGGGTCCGGCTTCAAGGCGCTCAAGAACGTCAATCTCGATATCAAGCCAGGCGAGATCTTTGCGCTGCTCGGCCCGAACGGCGCCGGCAAGACCACGCTGATCTCGATCATCTGCGGCATCGCCAATCCGAGCGAGGGCCGTGTCCTCGTGGGCGGCGAGGACATCCGGACCTCCTACCGCAAGGCGCGCTCGCTGATCGGGCTGGTGCCGCAGGAATTGCACACCGATGCGTTCGAGAGTGTATGGGCGACCGTGAGCTTCTCCCGGGGGCTGTTCGGCAAGCCGAAGAACCCTGCGCACATCGAGAAGGTGCTGAAAGACCTCTCGCTCTGGGACAAGAAGGACAACAAGATCATCACGCTTTCCGGCGGCATGAAGCGCCGCGTGATGATCGCGAAAGCGCTGTCGCACGAGCCGCAGATCCTGTTCCTGGACGAGCCCACCGCCGGCGTCGACGTCGAGCTGCGCAAGGGCATGTGGGAGGTGGTGCGCACGCTGCAGCAATCCGGCGTCACCATCATCCTGACCACGCACTACATCGAGGAAGCCGAGGAGATGGCTGACCGCATCGGCATCATCAACAAGGGCGAGATCGTGCTGGTCGAGGATAAGGCGACCTTGATGGAGAAGCTCGGCAAGAAGCGGCTGACGCTGCATCTGCAGAACAGGATCACCTCGCTCCCCGACAGCCTTGCCCATTACGAGCTCGACCTCAGCGAGAATGGCGCGATGCTGGTCTACGACTACGACACCAAGGGCGATCGCACCGGCATCACCAGCCTGCTCAGCGACCTGCGCAACGCCGGCATCCGCTTCAACGATCTCGACACGACGCAATCGTCGCTCGAGGACATCTTCGTCGACCTCGTGAGGACGTCATGA